CGGGCGTATGCCTTGTTCTCGTCCACTTTCACGACGCGATACAGCTTGTTATCCTCGGATATCAGCTCATCGCCCGTCGTCACCACGATAGAGACCGTCATCAGATGATGGCCGCTTTTTTCTTCATATATGAAGTAATACGGATAGACTGCTTCTGTCATGCCGAGCGCATCGCGGGCGGTCGCCGTCACCTCGCGGAGCGTATGCGGAAAGAATACGCCGAG
The nucleotide sequence above comes from Selenomonadales bacterium. Encoded proteins:
- a CDS encoding stage II sporulation protein P, producing MFTVRRFALWSVLVVLITTSVLGVFFPHTLREVTATARDALGMTEAVYPYYFIYEEKSGHHLMTVSIVVTTGDELISEDNKLYRVVKVDENKAYARYVQDFVLPSLSP